The genomic region CACCTAATAAAAGACCTAAAACAAACCCTGCTACTACTAACATAGTTAACGTTTCTTTTGCTTCTTTTTGTTTATTTTCCCCAAGCAATTTCCCCATTAAAGCACTACCACCTGTACCAATCATCACTGCTAAACCAATAACTATATTAATAAATGGATATACTATATTAATAGCACTTAAGGCATTACTACTAACATAATGAGAAACAAACATTCCATCCACAATCGTATAAAGAGACATAAAGATCATCATACAAATAGTAGGTAATCTGAAACTCCCACACCTGAAGGAATGGGGTTCTTAACTACTAAATAACCTTCTTTAACTACAAAAATAAAACAATAATTATTGTTTGAAATGTAGAGAATCCTAATTATTTTCATTAAGAATTTCACTATCCATTCATTCCGTTGAACAAATTAACGATAGTATAACGCCCGTTTCAAGACGTTTTGTTGTTAATACTTTTTAATGCTTTTTAAATGCCAATACTAGAAAGGTTTTTCTTTCCTTTTAATCTTTCTACTTCTTGGTTATGTTTGATTAAAAATCTTTCAAAATTCATTTCACATTTTTCTTGATTCATTGTTTTTAAATCTTCGTTCATATTCATTAATAAATAAGAACTATATAAATCTCTTTGTACTATTATCACTTCGTTGTTATATTCTATCTCATTCCATCTTTGAGATAGTTTTTTCTTCTTGTATGTTTGATTAACATGGTTGTATTGACTTGCTTTGGTTGTATAGTTGTTTACTTTTAAAACTTCTTTATCTATGTAGTTTAGCTTTCTATTCAAAATTTCTACAAACATAGCAGGAGCTTTACTCCCTAACGATTTACCAAACCTCTTTTTACGATTGAATTTACCTGTCTTTTCGCTGATTGTTGTTTTCTTTGCACGTTTTTGCAATCCTTTATAATGCATTGTTTCTACATAAATGGTCGTACCTAGTGTTAAAAGATGATTTGCTAAGGTCTCGTGTTGTAACTTTCGAATAGCTGCTTGCTTTCTACTAAGCTCTCTTAGTTCGCTTCTTAATCGAAGATAGAGATTGGAGTTCTTCCATTTTCTAGCTCCTGTTTTAGTAGTTCCATCTTCATTGTAGTTATTAGGATTCATGGCTCGTCTACTACGATCCATTTTTCTAGAAATGATTCGCTTTTTCTTTTCTAGGTTAGGTACTTTATCAGCTAATTCAATCAATCCTACTTCTTTGTTAGAGCAATAGGCAATCGTTTGCGTGCCTAAGTCAATACCTACAACACCATCTCTTTTAGGATTCTTTACTTCACCAGTCGTTGGATTGTATTTTACAGGAGGAGTTCCTTTAAACACTACTTGTAGATAGTATTTATACTTTCCTCTAATTTCTTTTTGAAGTATTCGATTATAACAGATTTTATAATGAGGGTTATGAAAACATTCATTTTCATAACTATTAGAATGATTAATGATAACAGGAATAATAAGACCATTCCAATAAAGTGTTTCATTTACGAAACGAATTCCACTTGTATTTGATTTTCCTTCTAACGAAGTGAATTCTCCATACTTTTTAAAATGAATTTCTTTTCCATCACTAAACATTACTTTGCTATAAGCTTTCCATAAATTCGTAGCAATCTTTTGAGACGTGTTTGAATCAATATTTTCACGAAAACAATGTTGTAATTCTTTTACATCTTTATGAAAATCGTATTCGGATAAACGATATTCTCTTTGCATTTCTTTTAATCGGTTAGCTAGGTCTTTCTTTGTTACACCAGCTTTAGGATGTCCTTCATGAATTCGTTTATATTGTTTCATAATGTATTTATATTCTTTTGTTTTTGTCATTTCTCTATATCGTTTTTGAGTAATAACAATTAAAGAATTATACATTTTTCTACCAATTTCAAAACGTTTTTCTAATATATGTTCTTGATAGGTTTCTGTTTTTAATGAAATTGTTATACAAAAATTACTCATGAAGTTTCTCCCTTCTTGATTTCGATATTTAATATCTTTTTCTCTGGCTTTCTACATATCTCTTTATTGTTTCACTACTAACAACACCGGCAGTTGAAACAAAATAGCTTCTTGTCCACAAACTTTTCATCTGACTCAACTCTGAAAATTCACTTCTTAATATCAACCCACTTTTCCTTTTTATTTTTTGCATAATTTCGCTAGGGCTATATTTTGGTAATGCGTTTATAAACAAATGAATATGATCCTTATCACATTCCATAGCAATAATTTCAATTTCTAATTCCTTGCAAGTTTCTTCCACTATGATTTTAAGCCTTTCTTCTACATTTGGAATTAAAAATATTTTTCTACGATACCTTGGACAAAAGATAAAATGATAATTAATTAACGAGGTTGTTGTTTTTGTTTTTCTATATTCTTTCATATACTTATTATAACATAAATCACGTATGATTTATACTCTTTTATACACATCTTACGCATTCCCCCACCCCTAAAGTAGTGGGCTTCCTGCTAGGTTATTGTGATTACTATCCTACCATAATTTACATCTTATTACTAGAAGAATTTAGATAACAATCAGGGTGATGATTATTCATCACACCGATAGATTCTAAAAAAGAATACGTTGTTACTTTCCCAACTCTTTGAAATCCTCTCTTTTTAAAATCTTGCCATACATTATTTGAAAATGCTTGTTTGTCTTCTAATGATTCATCCATTAAAATTTGTCCTTTACTAAAAGACCAAACATAACGATCAAAAGATCCAAATTCATCAATAATATCGAATATAATACTTGCATTATGTATGATTGCTTCTATTTTAGGACGATTTCGAACTATCCCTACATCATTCATTAATTCCTGTATCTTACTTTCTTGATAATTAACAATAACTTGAATATCAAAATCATCAAACGCTTTTCTAAAATAATCTCTCTTTTTTAAAATAGTTAACCAAGATAAGCCAGCTTGAAATATTTCTAATGATAACTTTTCAAATAATGCTTGATCATTGTGGTTTGGTTTTCCCCATTCATTATCATGATAATCTTGATATATTGCGCTTTTTTCTAAATAAGGCCA from Tannockella kyphosi harbors:
- a CDS encoding DNA-3-methyladenine glycosylase I yields the protein MQRCPWPYLEKSAIYQDYHDNEWGKPNHNDQALFEKLSLEIFQAGLSWLTILKKRDYFRKAFDDFDIQVIVNYQESKIQELMNDVGIVRNRPKIEAIIHNASIIFDIIDEFGSFDRYVWSFSKGQILMDESLEDKQAFSNNVWQDFKKRGFQRVGKVTTYSFLESIGVMNNHHPDCYLNSSSNKM
- a CDS encoding transposase, producing the protein MSNFCITISLKTETYQEHILEKRFEIGRKMYNSLIVITQKRYREMTKTKEYKYIMKQYKRIHEGHPKAGVTKKDLANRLKEMQREYRLSEYDFHKDVKELQHCFRENIDSNTSQKIATNLWKAYSKVMFSDGKEIHFKKYGEFTSLEGKSNTSGIRFVNETLYWNGLIIPVIINHSNSYENECFHNPHYKICYNRILQKEIRGKYKYYLQVVFKGTPPVKYNPTTGEVKNPKRDGVVGIDLGTQTIAYCSNKEVGLIELADKVPNLEKKKRIISRKMDRSRRAMNPNNYNEDGTTKTGARKWKNSNLYLRLRSELRELSRKQAAIRKLQHETLANHLLTLGTTIYVETMHYKGLQKRAKKTTISEKTGKFNRKKRFGKSLGSKAPAMFVEILNRKLNYIDKEVLKVNNYTTKASQYNHVNQTYKKKKLSQRWNEIEYNNEVIIVQRDLYSSYLLMNMNEDLKTMNQEKCEMNFERFLIKHNQEVERLKGKKNLSSIGI
- the tnpA gene encoding IS200/IS605 family transposase gives rise to the protein MKEYRKTKTTTSLINYHFIFCPRYRRKIFLIPNVEERLKIIVEETCKELEIEIIAMECDKDHIHLFINALPKYSPSEIMQKIKRKSGLILRSEFSELSQMKSLWTRSYFVSTAGVVSSETIKRYVESQRKRY